In a genomic window of Numenius arquata chromosome 5, bNumArq3.hap1.1, whole genome shotgun sequence:
- the GDPD2 gene encoding glycerophosphoinositol inositolphosphodiesterase GDPD2, with amino-acid sequence MAHSPGCCHPCATCLLCLYSCRWVTAKKGKGLKTSKCDCSWFLFLFCVFLFMLVWLYFAIIILNDFHNFNEFIFKQRKLWLDWSLVLLIATAVLITYSAALLVLALCLQLCGQPLKLHWLHKTLLILSALVVAAAFTGLGIKWAEEWRSARISLQATGPFLHIGIVGGMTLLAWPLASFIYRTRNTGLKVFLLLVYCAVMIALYLAPLGITSPCIMEENQLPPKPALVGHRGAPMLAPENTLMSLHKAVDCDVQVFETDVMVSADGVPFLMHDEELTRTTNVQAVFPERAALNSTAFNWTDLQQLDAGSWFLERRPFPTVQSLSAGDRYQVTKQRIPSLEQALEAAKQSNISIMFDLRPENHSDYQSFVNATLEVILQSGIPLQQVLWLPDGFREQVKQRAPGVQQIYGRKRLQNEKEPLLHVNLPYQDMSPEEIRQYRQDNISVNLYVVNQPWLFSVLWCSGVSSVTTNACQVLKEMKHPIWLLPSSTYLMIWIVVDCTSLLAILWAFLLLKKCSQRRQAAESETDVLLTKINSLMQE; translated from the exons ATGGCGCATTCTCCTGGCTGCTGCCATCCCTGTGccacctgcctgctctgcctctaCAGCTGCCGCTGGGTCACTGCCAAGAAGGGGAAGGGCCTGAAAACCAGCAAG TGCGACTGCAGCTggttccttttcctcttctgcgTCTTCCTCTTCATGCTGGTGTGGCTCTACTTTGCCATCATCATCCTCAATGATTTCCACAACTTCAATGA GTTCATCTTCAAGCAGAGGAAGTTGTGGCTAGACTGGTCCCTGGTCCTGCTCATAGCTACGGCCGTGCTGATCACCTACTCGGCTGCGCTGCTG GTCCTTGCTTTGTGCTTGCAGCTCTGTGGCCAGCCCTTGAAGCTACACTGGCTGCACAAG accctgCTGATCTTATCGGCCCTGGTGGTGGCTGCAGCCTTCACAGGGCTGGGAATAAAGTGGGCGGAGGAGTGGAGAAGCGCGCGTATCTCCCTGCAG GCAACAGGTCCCTTCCTGCACATTGGAATCGTGGGGGGAATGACGCTCCTTGCCTGGCCCCTGGCCAGCTTCATCTACCGCACCCGCAACACAG GTCTCAAGGTGTTTCTGCTGCTTGTGTACTGCGCGGTGATGATCGCACTGTATCTGGCTCCCCTGGGAATCACCTCCCCTTGCATCATGGAGGAGAACCAGCTGCCCCCCAAGCCAGCCCTGGTTGGCCACCGAGGAGCTCCCATG CTGGCCCCCGAGAACACCCTCATGTCGCTGCACAAGGCGGTGGACTGTGATGTGCAAGTCTTTGAGACAGACGTCATGGTGAG TGCTGACGGGGTTCCGTTCCTCATGCATGACGAGGAGCTCACCAGGACCACCAATGTGCAGGCTGTGTTCCCCGAGAGGGCTGCCCTGAACAGCACCGCCTTCAACTGGACAGACCTCCAGCAGCTGGATGCTGGCAGCTGGTTCCTGGAG CGGAGGCCTTTTCCCACTGTGCAGAGTCTTTCTGCTGGCGATCGCTACCAGGTGACTAAACAGAGGATCCCATCCCTGGAACAGGCACTAGAGGCAGCCAAACAGAGTAATATCTCCATCATGTTTGACCTCCGGCCTGAGAACCACAGTGACTACCAGAGTTTTGTCAATGCCACCCTGGAAGTGATCTTACAGTCAGGCATCCCACTACAGCAG GTGCTCTGGCTGCCGGATGGTTTCAGGGAACAGGTCAAACAACGAGCCCCAGGTGTTCAGCAAATCTATGGCCGGAAGAGACTCCAGAATGAGAAGGAGCCACTGCTGCACGTCAACCTGCCCTACCAGGACATGAGTCCTGAGGAGATCAG GCAGTACCGCCAGGACAACATCTCTGTCAACTTGTACGTGGTGAACCAGCCCTGGCTCTTCTCCGTGCTGTGGTGCTCGGGGGTGAGCTCTGTCACCACCAACGCCTGCCAAGTGCTGAAGGAGATGAAACACCCCATCTGGCTGCTT CCCAGCAGTACGTACCTCATGATCTGGATTGTTGTAGACTGCACTTCTCTTCTTGCCATCCTCTGGGCCTTCCTCTTGCTGAA GAAATGCTCCCAGAGAAGACAGGCAGCGG AGTCCGAGACGGACGTGCTGCTCACAAAGATCAACAGCTTGATGCAAGAGTGA